A single window of Solanum dulcamara chromosome 5, daSolDulc1.2, whole genome shotgun sequence DNA harbors:
- the LOC129888584 gene encoding uncharacterized protein LOC129888584, with product MVATRSSLQAPSSSSTLQGRFPYKKKRSYRKVSRICVPTKAPAVPSPPVPSIGSNEDTPLCVSTSTNASKPPPPVPPLGSTSDRTLLIPCDEEEEQRETKLKLNPLSRLKAAKETHTNANGHSSQMHEKSKKVISDEVKSMLVSHLTSGMTTSVDDMVTLANHAFTTLNWFGAYYGSFYKDVKDLIACKYDLLIIERKLDMLSIAELEKKYLDIVIFADDIEEEIEHIQVNQKMDEEKK from the exons ATGGTAGCAACAAGGTCAAGTTTACAAGCACCTAGCTCTTCTTCAACACTCCAAGGTCGGTTTCCCTATAAGAAGAAAAGGAGCTACAGAAAAGTCTCTAGGATTTGCG TGCCAACAAAAGCTCCAGCAGTTCCCTCACCACCTGTGCCTTCAATAGGATCAAATGAAGATACTCCTTTGTGTGTTTCAACAAGCACAAATGCATCAAAGCCCCCACCTCCTGTGCCACCGTTGGGGTCAACCAGTGATAGGACTCTCCTAATTCCTTGTGATGAAGAGGAGGAACAGAGAGAgacaaagttaaagttaaatccTTTATCAAGACTGAAGGCAGCAAAAGAAACACATACTAATGCAAATGGACATTCTTCCCAAATGCATGAAAAATCGAAGAAAGTGATCAGTGATGAAGTCAAGTCTATGTTGGTGTCTCATCTCACTTCTGGGATGACTACTAGCGTGGATGACATGGTTACTTTAGCCAATCATGCTTTCACCACATTGAATTGGTTTGGTGCTTATTATGGTTCATTCTACAAAGATGTCAAGGACTTGATTGCTTGCAAATATGATTTACTCATTATTGAGAGAAAACTAGATATGTTATCTATTGCAGAATTGGAGAAAAAATatctcgacattgttatttttGCAGATGATATCGAAGAGGAGATTGAACACATTCAAGTGAATCAAAAAATGGATGAGGAGAAAAAGTAA